The proteins below are encoded in one region of Holophagaceae bacterium:
- a CDS encoding acyl carrier protein, which translates to MSELKTEVKTMIIERLKLEGMTPDQIDDTAPLFGEGLGLDSIDALELVLGIEQHFGVKIEDEAAGLQAFKNVESLTAFIAEHRAA; encoded by the coding sequence ATGAGCGAATTGAAGACCGAAGTCAAAACCATGATCATCGAGCGCCTGAAGCTGGAAGGCATGACGCCGGATCAGATCGATGACACTGCCCCCCTTTTCGGCGAGGGATTGGGCTTGGATTCCATCGATGCGCTGGAATTGGTGCTCGGCATCGAACAGCATTTCGGCGTGAAGATCGAGGATGAAGCCGCGGGCCTGCAAGCCTTCAAGAACGTGGAGTCGCTGACGGCCTTCATCGCCGAACACCGGGCCGCGTGA
- the fabZ gene encoding 3-hydroxyacyl-ACP dehydratase FabZ — MNGEAVKDQLPHRYPFLLVDRVLEREPGVRVVAEKLLTINEPYFQGHFPDKALLPGVLMLEMLAQAGGFLEPGPLRGKAIFLAQVLDARFKGAAFPGDKLRLEVSPDAGFGGLMRIKGSVSCDGRVLCTAKLLLKNVASPTDPA, encoded by the coding sequence ATGAACGGGGAGGCCGTCAAGGATCAACTGCCGCACCGCTACCCGTTCCTGCTGGTGGACCGGGTGCTGGAGCGGGAGCCGGGTGTGCGGGTGGTGGCGGAAAAACTGCTCACCATCAACGAGCCGTATTTCCAGGGCCACTTCCCGGACAAGGCCCTGCTGCCGGGCGTGCTGATGCTGGAGATGCTGGCCCAGGCCGGTGGCTTCCTGGAACCCGGGCCCCTGCGGGGCAAGGCGATCTTCCTGGCCCAGGTGCTTGACGCCCGCTTCAAGGGCGCGGCGTTTCCCGGCGATAAGCTTCGATTGGAAGTCAGCCCCGACGCGGGTTTCGGTGGCCTGATGCGGATCAAGGGGAGCGTCAGCTGCGACGGCCGCGTTCTGTGCACGGCCAAGCTGCTGTTGAAGAACGTCGCCAGCCCCACGGACCCGGCATGA